In Streptomyces sp. NBC_01717, one DNA window encodes the following:
- a CDS encoding DUF6716 putative glycosyltransferase — translation MPPRTSKTTALRVAVLADSDTRWKWGALTARRLTTGAPDAPRAADRPVEITGLLLRGRATPTPRQLAEVGDVGIETGRVREVTAVEFLDTVRNEGYDIVVLALVGGAVQAMLHGLAALRLAARPVVVTGYVGVVYEKLADGLLLRHGADVVLANSRHDAERFRAVYEGVGADASAVTEAALPFLGGAPHRREEGRDTVVFAAQPSVPASRTDRTYLLRRLVEHARLHPDREVLLKLRSKPGEHTTHIEELPYQRLAAKLPGGLPPNFSLVYGHMGEVLDRTDLLVTVSSTAALESLHRRIPTAILTDLGVRETLGNHHFIGSGLLTSWDRLDGGSHPEPDEKWLAGQGVAADGTYDTAYDTARARVDALLAEHRLPDLTPYYTPATAPGYLPGILARHHLAPDGHPLPGAAAPRETGGVRGAVRDAVREAARGAYRQGVQRVAPVIRRMGEL, via the coding sequence GTGCCCCCACGTACCAGCAAGACGACGGCGCTCCGGGTAGCCGTACTCGCCGACTCGGACACCCGGTGGAAATGGGGCGCGCTCACCGCGCGCCGCCTGACCACCGGGGCCCCGGACGCGCCCCGGGCAGCGGACCGGCCGGTCGAGATCACCGGACTGCTGCTGCGCGGCCGCGCGACCCCGACCCCGCGCCAGCTCGCCGAGGTCGGCGACGTCGGGATCGAGACCGGCCGGGTGCGCGAGGTGACGGCGGTCGAGTTCCTGGACACCGTGCGGAACGAGGGGTACGACATAGTGGTCCTCGCCCTGGTCGGCGGCGCCGTCCAGGCGATGCTGCACGGGCTCGCCGCCCTGCGGCTGGCCGCCAGGCCCGTCGTCGTCACCGGCTATGTCGGTGTCGTCTACGAGAAGCTCGCCGACGGGCTGCTGCTGCGACACGGGGCGGACGTCGTCCTCGCCAACTCCCGACACGACGCGGAGCGCTTCCGCGCGGTGTACGAAGGAGTGGGCGCCGACGCCTCGGCCGTCACGGAGGCCGCACTGCCGTTCCTCGGCGGCGCGCCGCACCGGCGGGAAGAGGGTCGCGACACGGTCGTGTTCGCAGCCCAGCCCTCCGTACCGGCCTCCCGCACCGACCGGACTTACCTGCTGCGCCGTCTCGTCGAGCACGCCAGGCTGCACCCCGACCGCGAGGTGCTGCTGAAGCTGCGCTCCAAGCCGGGTGAGCACACCACGCACATCGAAGAACTTCCGTACCAGCGGCTCGCGGCGAAGCTTCCCGGCGGGCTGCCGCCCAACTTCAGCCTGGTGTACGGGCACATGGGCGAGGTCCTCGACCGCACCGACCTGCTGGTCACGGTCTCCTCGACCGCCGCGCTGGAGTCCCTGCACCGGCGCATCCCGACCGCGATCCTCACCGACCTCGGCGTCCGCGAGACCCTCGGCAACCACCACTTCATCGGCTCGGGCCTGCTCACCTCGTGGGACCGGCTCGACGGCGGCTCCCACCCGGAGCCCGACGAGAAGTGGCTGGCCGGCCAGGGCGTCGCCGCCGACGGCACCTACGACACGGCCTACGACACCGCTCGCGCCCGCGTCGACGCGCTGCTGGCCGAGCACCGCCTTCCCGACCTCACTCCGTACTACACACCCGCCACCGCCCCCGGCTACCTCCCCGGCATCCTCGCCCGCCACCACCTGGCTCCGGACGGGCACCCGCTGCCGGGCGCCGCGGCGCCGCGCGAGACCGGCGGGGTGCGGGGCGCGGTCCGCGACGCCGTCCGGGAGGCGGCGCGGGGGGCGTACCGGCAGGGAGTCCAGCGGGTCGCCCCCGTGATCCGGCGGATGGGCGAACTGTGA
- a CDS encoding glycosyltransferase, giving the protein MTTTPTTTDTPAPQAPAPTNALTGKRRVAFASFVDENYLPGFLALLRSLALSNPAVCEDFIVLHDGLRPASVAQIRALHPRIDFRRVDAEHYDTYAKGDQDNYLVRKAYFILDVFRVRDYDTVITLDTDMVVLDDLGDLLKLRDGLAAVPQFFYGQHKLNSGLLVIQREYLSDEFCAKIDDVGRKGTYELDKHDQGILNAVLDGDFVQLDARYNFVKRRLSGDLPVPDSTAILHFTGRHKPWQGGEAGYGQAEDRWREFELSDAEFHAAYLALPGAKHHDLLVHYGTAHVRRTADPESARRVAAAHIGAGEYQEAADLLGGVRIPVDEAWSHEVLGHALMSVSRYEEARAQLLLATAAPNRAATAFSRLAQIAWIHGDEATAAQYALEGLGVDPTHRASRLMHKRTTDVAAPVEGPAAEQLAHVAFYMDRQGNAGDKLLPESVRLAFGRDTGPARWHSVHAHRLFDEAALERVNARRGLVIGGGGLFIPDTAPNGNSGWQWNVPDELLERIDVPVMVYAVGFNAFDGQAYGHGRDRFLSSLRKLVERASFFGLRNHGSIEKVRELLPTSLHDKVRFQPCPTTVTRQLVDGWTDPEQREDTVLINAAYDRSGLRFGHDYAHFLAEMATAVKGLGKYAEVQCVAHSLDDERIAFDLRREHGISLPVIPMYDFENDEIRDTYARTKLVIGMRGHAGMIPFGCGTPIISLISHPKMAYFLSDIERPEWGISVHDRHLGARLVERAAGLLDDHAATVADVHGRQQELWKVTEANAADLRVIQGGVRV; this is encoded by the coding sequence ATGACGACGACGCCCACTACGACCGACACGCCCGCACCACAGGCCCCCGCCCCCACGAACGCGCTCACCGGCAAGCGCCGGGTCGCCTTCGCGAGCTTCGTGGACGAGAACTACCTGCCCGGCTTCCTCGCCCTGCTGCGCAGCCTCGCCCTGTCCAACCCGGCGGTCTGCGAGGACTTCATCGTCCTGCACGACGGGCTGCGCCCCGCCTCCGTCGCACAGATCCGGGCGCTGCACCCGCGCATCGACTTCCGCCGGGTCGACGCCGAGCACTACGACACGTACGCCAAGGGCGACCAGGACAACTACCTGGTGCGCAAGGCGTACTTCATCCTCGATGTGTTCCGGGTGCGCGACTACGACACCGTGATCACTCTGGACACCGACATGGTGGTCCTCGACGATCTGGGCGACCTGCTGAAGCTGCGCGACGGTCTTGCCGCCGTTCCGCAGTTCTTCTACGGGCAGCACAAGCTCAACAGCGGGCTGCTGGTCATCCAGCGCGAGTATCTGAGCGACGAGTTCTGCGCGAAGATCGACGACGTCGGCCGCAAGGGCACGTACGAACTCGACAAGCACGACCAGGGCATCCTGAACGCCGTGCTCGACGGTGATTTCGTGCAGCTCGACGCCCGCTACAACTTCGTCAAGCGGCGGCTCTCCGGCGACCTTCCGGTGCCCGACAGCACCGCGATCCTGCACTTCACCGGTCGGCACAAGCCCTGGCAGGGCGGCGAGGCCGGCTACGGCCAGGCCGAGGACCGCTGGCGCGAGTTCGAACTGTCCGACGCCGAGTTCCACGCCGCGTACCTGGCGCTGCCGGGCGCCAAGCACCACGACCTGCTGGTGCACTACGGCACCGCGCATGTCCGGCGCACCGCCGACCCCGAGAGCGCCCGCCGGGTCGCCGCCGCGCACATCGGCGCCGGTGAGTACCAGGAGGCGGCCGACCTGCTCGGCGGGGTCCGGATCCCCGTCGACGAGGCCTGGTCGCACGAGGTGCTCGGCCACGCGCTGATGAGCGTCTCGCGCTACGAGGAGGCCCGCGCCCAGCTCCTGCTGGCCACCGCCGCCCCCAACCGGGCCGCGACCGCCTTCTCACGCCTCGCCCAGATCGCCTGGATCCACGGCGACGAAGCCACCGCCGCGCAGTACGCCCTCGAAGGGCTCGGCGTCGACCCGACCCACCGGGCGAGCCGGCTGATGCACAAGCGCACCACGGACGTTGCCGCCCCCGTCGAGGGACCGGCCGCCGAGCAGCTCGCGCACGTCGCCTTCTACATGGACCGACAGGGCAACGCCGGGGACAAGCTGCTCCCGGAGAGCGTCCGGCTGGCCTTCGGCCGCGACACCGGCCCGGCCCGCTGGCATTCCGTCCACGCCCACAGGCTCTTCGACGAGGCCGCACTGGAACGGGTCAACGCCCGCCGTGGACTGGTCATCGGCGGCGGCGGACTCTTCATCCCGGACACCGCGCCGAACGGCAACAGCGGCTGGCAGTGGAACGTCCCCGACGAACTGCTCGAGCGGATCGACGTACCCGTCATGGTGTACGCGGTCGGGTTCAACGCCTTCGACGGCCAGGCGTACGGCCACGGCCGGGACCGGTTCCTCTCCTCGCTGCGGAAGCTGGTGGAGCGTGCCTCGTTCTTCGGGCTGCGCAACCACGGCTCGATCGAGAAGGTCCGCGAGCTGCTGCCGACGTCGCTGCACGACAAGGTCCGCTTCCAGCCCTGCCCGACCACGGTCACCCGGCAGCTGGTGGACGGCTGGACCGACCCCGAACAGCGCGAGGACACCGTGCTGATCAACGCCGCGTACGACCGGTCCGGGCTCCGCTTCGGCCACGACTACGCGCACTTCCTCGCCGAGATGGCAACCGCGGTGAAGGGGCTCGGCAAGTACGCCGAGGTGCAGTGCGTGGCCCACTCGCTGGACGACGAGCGGATCGCGTTCGACCTGCGGCGCGAGCACGGCATCTCGCTGCCGGTGATCCCGATGTACGACTTCGAGAACGACGAGATCCGTGACACGTACGCCCGGACCAAGCTGGTCATCGGCATGCGCGGGCACGCGGGCATGATCCCGTTCGGCTGCGGTACGCCGATCATCAGCCTGATCTCGCACCCGAAGATGGCGTACTTCCTGTCCGACATCGAACGGCCCGAGTGGGGTATCTCCGTCCATGACCGGCACCTCGGGGCGCGGCTCGTGGAGCGGGCGGCCGGGCTGCTGGACGACCATGCGGCGACGGTGGCCGATGTGCACGGGCGGCAGCAGGAACTGTGGAAGGTCACCGAGGCGAACGCGGCGGACCTCCGAGTGATCCAGGGAGGCGTGCGCGTCTGA
- a CDS encoding N-acetylneuraminate synthase family protein encodes MSTSRLRTLGTRTAGPGQPVYITGEIGINHNGDLDNALALIDVAAEAGCDAVKFQKRTPEICTPRDQWDIERDTPWGRMTYIDYRHRVEFGEAEYQAISEHCAKRGIDWFASPWDTEAVAFLEKFDVPAHKVASASLTDDELLRSLRATGRTIILSTGMSTPRQIRHAVEVLGSDNILLCHATSTYPAKAEELNLRVINTLQQEYPNVPIGYSGHETGLQTTLAAVALGAAFVERHITLDRAMWGSDQAASVEPQGLTRLVRDIRTIEASLGDGVKKVYESELGPMKKLRRVAGVVAEAAPAAEPAAV; translated from the coding sequence ATGAGCACCTCCCGCCTGCGCACCCTCGGCACCCGCACCGCCGGCCCCGGTCAGCCCGTCTACATCACCGGCGAGATCGGCATCAACCACAACGGTGACCTCGACAACGCCCTCGCGCTGATCGACGTGGCCGCCGAAGCCGGCTGCGACGCCGTCAAGTTCCAGAAGCGCACCCCGGAGATCTGCACCCCGCGCGACCAGTGGGACATCGAGCGCGACACCCCCTGGGGCCGGATGACGTACATCGACTACCGCCACCGCGTCGAGTTCGGCGAGGCCGAGTACCAGGCCATCTCCGAGCACTGCGCCAAGCGCGGCATCGACTGGTTCGCCTCCCCGTGGGACACGGAGGCCGTCGCCTTCCTCGAGAAGTTCGACGTCCCCGCCCACAAGGTGGCCTCGGCCTCGCTGACCGACGACGAGCTGCTCCGCTCGCTGCGCGCCACCGGCCGCACGATCATCCTCTCCACCGGCATGTCGACCCCGCGCCAGATCCGCCACGCGGTCGAGGTCCTCGGCAGCGACAACATCCTGCTCTGCCACGCCACTTCGACGTACCCCGCGAAGGCGGAGGAGCTGAACCTGCGCGTCATCAACACCCTCCAGCAGGAGTACCCGAACGTCCCGATCGGCTACAGCGGCCACGAGACCGGCCTCCAGACGACCCTCGCCGCCGTCGCCCTCGGCGCCGCGTTCGTCGAGCGTCACATCACCCTCGACCGCGCCATGTGGGGCTCCGACCAGGCCGCCTCGGTCGAGCCGCAGGGCCTCACCCGCCTCGTCCGCGACATCCGCACGATCGAGGCCTCCCTCGGCGACGGTGTCAAGAAGGTGTACGAGTCCGAGCTCGGCCCGATGAAGAAGCTCCGCCGTGTCGCGGGCGTCGTCGCCGAGGCGGCTCCGGCCGCTGAGCCGGCCGCGGTCTGA
- a CDS encoding acylneuraminate cytidylyltransferase has translation MTPTPTVLAVIPARGGSKGVPAKNIAQVGGIPLVARAVQACLGSSEVTDVVVTTDDAAIAAAARAAGDSLGASGRLHCVQRPAAIAGDKSSSEDAVLHALDAYEAMHGRTVDVVLLVQCTSPFLTREDIDGVAAAVAREGADTAVTVAPFHGFIWRDGTAVEDHAYGVNHDKGVRQMRQDRPEDLLETGAAYAMNVAGFRTHRHRFFGDTALVRTDPARVLEIDDPHDLARARALAPLLDPSPLPTRDDIDAVVLDFDGTQTDDRVLIDADGREIVAVHRGDGLGIAALRKSGLDLLILSTEQNPVVAARANKLRIPVLHGIDRKDLALKQWCDEQGIAPERVLYVGNDVNDLPCFALAGWPVAVASAHDSVRAAARAVTTTPGGFGAIREIAAWLLGPTLTNHQSTPTNTTTK, from the coding sequence ATGACCCCGACCCCGACCGTGCTCGCCGTGATCCCCGCCCGCGGCGGATCCAAGGGCGTCCCGGCCAAGAACATCGCCCAGGTCGGCGGCATACCGCTGGTCGCCCGCGCGGTGCAGGCCTGTCTGGGATCGAGCGAGGTCACCGACGTCGTCGTGACGACCGACGACGCGGCCATCGCGGCCGCCGCACGGGCCGCGGGTGACTCGCTGGGGGCCTCCGGACGGCTGCACTGCGTGCAGCGTCCCGCAGCCATCGCGGGCGACAAATCGAGCAGCGAGGACGCGGTGCTGCACGCCCTCGACGCGTACGAGGCGATGCACGGCCGCACCGTCGACGTGGTGCTGCTGGTCCAGTGCACCAGCCCGTTCCTCACTCGCGAGGACATCGACGGCGTGGCCGCGGCGGTCGCCCGCGAAGGAGCCGACACGGCCGTCACCGTGGCACCCTTCCACGGCTTCATATGGCGCGACGGCACCGCCGTCGAGGACCACGCCTACGGCGTCAACCACGACAAGGGCGTCCGGCAGATGCGGCAGGACCGCCCCGAGGACCTGCTGGAGACCGGCGCGGCGTACGCGATGAACGTCGCCGGCTTCCGTACCCACCGCCACCGCTTCTTCGGCGACACCGCGCTGGTCCGCACCGACCCCGCCCGGGTCCTGGAGATCGACGACCCGCACGACCTGGCCCGCGCCCGCGCCCTCGCGCCGCTCCTCGACCCGTCGCCGCTGCCGACCCGCGACGACATCGACGCGGTCGTCCTCGACTTCGACGGCACCCAGACCGACGACCGCGTCCTGATCGACGCCGACGGACGCGAGATCGTCGCCGTCCACCGCGGCGACGGCCTCGGCATCGCGGCCCTGCGCAAGTCCGGGCTCGACCTCCTCATCCTGTCCACCGAGCAGAACCCGGTCGTCGCCGCCCGCGCCAACAAGCTCAGGATCCCCGTCCTGCACGGCATCGACCGCAAGGACCTCGCGCTCAAGCAGTGGTGCGACGAGCAGGGCATCGCGCCCGAGCGGGTGCTCTACGTCGGCAACGACGTCAACGACCTGCCCTGCTTCGCCCTCGCCGGCTGGCCCGTCGCCGTCGCCAGCGCCCACGACTCGGTACGTGCCGCCGCTCGCGCCGTCACGACCACCCCCGGCGGCTTCGGTGCCATCCGCGAAATCGCGGCCTGGCTGCTCGGCCCCACTCTCACAAACCACCAGTCCACCCCCACCAACACCACCACCAAGTAA
- a CDS encoding TetR/AcrR family transcriptional regulator C-terminal domain-containing protein, whose protein sequence is MGTTKIDRARVADTALRLLNEVGLDGLTLRAIAKELDVKAPALYWHFKDKQALLDEMATVMYRRMLDEDLPGPAPDRWQDQLVAYHSALRAALLRYRDGAKVYGGARFTGTDHADGLEAHLRTMVGAGFELWQAVRAGTTAYAYTMGFVSEEQGVQPMPDERRDGYDIGERAERMAQYPLAAAAGAEIFAHYEERFEDGLRLIVAGIEARYGTR, encoded by the coding sequence GTGGGTACGACGAAGATCGACCGGGCGCGGGTGGCCGACACCGCGCTGCGGCTACTGAACGAAGTGGGCCTCGACGGGCTCACCCTGCGTGCCATCGCCAAGGAGCTGGACGTCAAGGCGCCCGCGCTCTACTGGCATTTCAAGGACAAGCAGGCGCTGCTCGACGAGATGGCCACGGTGATGTACCGCCGGATGCTCGACGAGGATCTGCCGGGACCGGCCCCGGACCGCTGGCAGGACCAGTTGGTCGCGTATCACAGCGCCCTGCGCGCCGCGCTGCTGCGCTACCGGGACGGGGCGAAGGTGTACGGCGGTGCGAGGTTCACCGGCACCGACCATGCCGACGGGCTGGAGGCCCATCTGCGGACCATGGTCGGCGCCGGCTTCGAACTCTGGCAGGCCGTCCGGGCGGGCACCACCGCGTACGCGTACACGATGGGCTTCGTCAGCGAGGAGCAGGGCGTCCAGCCGATGCCGGACGAGCGGCGGGACGGCTACGACATCGGCGAGCGCGCCGAGCGGATGGCGCAGTACCCGCTCGCCGCCGCGGCCGGCGCCGAGATCTTCGCCCACTACGAGGAACGGTTCGAGGACGGCCTGCGGCTGATCGTCGCAGGGATCGAGGCACGGTACGGGACGCGCTGA
- a CDS encoding glycosyltransferase family 2 protein codes for MVKLSVIVPFYNVQTYAPDTLRSLRANAREDFEFILVDDCSTDGTADILRRAEDEIPGVVVRRHKQNGGLATARNTGLDVARGEYLAFLDGDDWLAPGFYADLLARTEALGCDFVRTDHVQADGRTRTVHRVPHGRRGEVMDPRDAILPAGRTTSVDYPYAWAGLYHRRLLDRGLLHFTDGLRTAEDRPWIWRLHREADSFAVLGLLGIFYRRGVASSLTQIGDVRQLDFIRSFDQVVRETAADRDAQALLPKAVRTYCAIISHHMSSMERFEPSVARALKSMSAGALKRMPQDVLDDALDSMDLQRATLLRRLRRRPVTAKEVAAA; via the coding sequence GTGGTTAAGCTCTCCGTAATCGTGCCGTTCTACAACGTGCAGACATACGCTCCCGACACCCTGAGAAGCCTGCGGGCCAACGCCCGCGAGGACTTCGAATTCATCCTCGTCGACGACTGTTCGACCGACGGGACCGCGGACATACTCCGCCGCGCCGAGGACGAGATTCCGGGGGTGGTCGTACGCAGACACAAGCAGAACGGCGGACTGGCCACCGCCCGGAACACCGGTCTGGACGTGGCCCGCGGCGAGTACCTCGCCTTCCTTGACGGCGACGACTGGCTCGCCCCCGGCTTCTACGCCGACCTGCTCGCCCGTACCGAGGCACTGGGCTGCGACTTCGTCCGTACCGACCATGTCCAGGCCGACGGCAGGACCCGCACGGTCCACCGTGTCCCGCACGGCCGCAGGGGCGAGGTCATGGACCCGCGGGACGCGATCCTGCCCGCCGGGCGCACCACCTCGGTCGACTATCCGTACGCCTGGGCGGGCCTCTACCACCGCCGTCTCCTGGACCGCGGGCTGCTGCACTTCACGGACGGTCTGCGCACCGCCGAGGACCGGCCGTGGATCTGGCGGCTGCACCGCGAGGCGGATTCCTTTGCGGTGCTGGGGCTTCTCGGCATTTTCTACCGGCGTGGCGTCGCCTCGTCACTGACCCAGATCGGCGACGTGCGCCAGCTCGATTTCATTCGCTCATTTGACCAAGTCGTACGGGAGACAGCGGCGGACCGCGATGCGCAGGCACTCCTGCCGAAAGCGGTCCGTACCTATTGCGCGATCATTTCGCATCACATGAGTTCGATGGAAAGGTTCGAACCCTCTGTGGCCCGTGCCCTGAAATCGATGAGCGCCGGAGCGCTCAAGCGGATGCCGCAGGACGTGCTGGACGACGCCCTCGACTCGATGGACCTGCAGCGCGCGACGCTGCTGCGCCGGCTGCGCCGCCGGCCCGTCACCGCGAAGGAGGTGGCGGCCGCATGA
- a CDS encoding acyltransferase family protein, with protein MTPENPGRTLERIPAEPVPAPPRPSSPQPPDGPDRRPARARPRLRALDGLRLVAALMVAAYHYGGRGGDITKAWGTSAASLFPTAHTWFAYGCLGVQIFFVISGFVICMSGWGRSLTSFFASRAARLLPAYWAAVLLVTLVFALPAVAYNAVSPSDALVNLTLLQQPLGVDRVLGVCWTLWAEIRFYALFAVCVVLPGASRRRIVLFCAAWTLAAALGKASGEPLADVVLMPQYAPFFIGGIGLYLVHRNRRDATAWGIVGVSWLLGQHYAVADLWHPAGPHDFSYRSSLVIIVIVTAGFAAVAAIALGALARFDRPWLTVAGALTYPFYLVHEHLGWVAVSALHRRLGIPAAVTAVLTVALMLALAWLLHRYVERWCTPLLRRSLTGGSGRPA; from the coding sequence ATCACTCCGGAGAATCCGGGCAGAACCCTCGAACGGATTCCTGCCGAACCGGTGCCGGCGCCACCGCGCCCGTCGTCACCGCAGCCCCCGGACGGCCCGGACCGCCGGCCGGCGCGCGCCAGGCCCCGGCTGCGCGCCCTGGACGGGCTGCGGCTGGTCGCCGCACTGATGGTCGCCGCGTACCACTACGGCGGCCGGGGCGGCGACATCACCAAGGCGTGGGGAACCTCCGCCGCTTCCCTGTTCCCCACCGCCCACACCTGGTTCGCCTACGGCTGCCTCGGGGTGCAGATCTTCTTCGTCATCAGCGGCTTCGTGATCTGCATGAGCGGCTGGGGCCGCTCACTGACCTCGTTCTTCGCCTCGCGGGCGGCCAGACTGCTGCCCGCGTACTGGGCGGCGGTCCTGCTGGTGACACTGGTCTTCGCGCTGCCCGCAGTCGCCTACAACGCGGTCTCGCCCAGCGATGCGCTGGTTAACCTGACGCTGCTGCAGCAGCCACTGGGCGTGGACCGGGTGCTCGGGGTGTGCTGGACGCTGTGGGCGGAGATCCGCTTCTACGCCCTGTTCGCCGTGTGCGTGGTGCTGCCGGGGGCCAGCAGGCGACGGATCGTACTCTTCTGCGCCGCGTGGACGCTGGCCGCGGCGCTCGGCAAGGCATCCGGCGAGCCGCTGGCCGACGTCGTCCTGATGCCCCAGTACGCCCCCTTCTTCATCGGCGGCATCGGGCTGTACCTGGTCCACCGCAACCGGCGGGACGCCACGGCCTGGGGCATCGTCGGGGTCAGCTGGCTGCTCGGCCAGCACTACGCGGTGGCCGACCTGTGGCATCCGGCGGGTCCGCACGACTTCTCGTACCGCTCATCGCTGGTCATCATCGTGATCGTGACCGCCGGGTTCGCCGCGGTCGCCGCGATCGCGCTCGGCGCCCTCGCCCGCTTCGACCGCCCTTGGCTGACAGTCGCGGGAGCGCTGACGTACCCGTTCTATCTCGTCCATGAACATCTGGGGTGGGTGGCGGTGAGCGCGTTGCACCGGCGGCTCGGCATCCCGGCCGCGGTGACGGCGGTGCTCACGGTGGCGCTGATGCTGGCGCTGGCGTGGCTGCTGCACCGGTACGTGGAGCGGTGGTGCACCCCGCTGCTGCGCCGATCCCTGACGGGCGGGTCGGGCCGCCCGGCCTGA
- a CDS encoding polysialyltransferase family glycosyltransferase produces the protein MSSSRTRTTQIFFASTLYGAATLAAALDAGVFADADRRILLVSNNAAIPETTPAVDAMPGFDALRGRFDDVVSWNATIAPHHPSGWAPRPDDVPLWERHLRLAWGLGDDDIELVIESIQVNPAMAIAEIFTGVPIDVYADGLMSYGPTRNKIDPLIGTRVRRLLHLDLVPGLKPLLLTEFGVTSQIVPTEAFLKVLGELGDAHDVAASVPSVDAPALLLGQYLSALGLISAAEEEKLHLRMMRGAVGLGHTRLVFKPHPTAPAQWSQAMETEAAKLGAELTVLDSGVLTAPVLAEVLYQRMRPALVVGCFSTALLTASAFYGLPVARVGTEMLLDRLSPFENSNRVPVTLVDAVVPDLGDRGAVTEAVAVSPVELNELITAVGFTMQPKIYPQLRPAAERYLSAHLTATTWRYFKRKRLTSLGLPGGVPSQFAFLPRNAAVRRVARRAKSLRRVVRR, from the coding sequence ATGAGCAGCAGCCGGACCCGTACGACACAGATCTTCTTCGCCTCCACCCTCTACGGCGCGGCCACGCTCGCCGCCGCCCTGGACGCGGGCGTCTTCGCGGACGCCGACCGCCGCATTCTGCTCGTCTCCAACAACGCGGCGATCCCGGAGACGACACCCGCCGTCGACGCGATGCCCGGGTTCGACGCGCTGCGCGGCCGGTTCGACGACGTCGTGTCGTGGAACGCGACCATCGCCCCCCACCACCCGAGCGGCTGGGCCCCGCGCCCCGACGACGTACCGCTGTGGGAACGGCATCTGCGCCTCGCCTGGGGACTCGGCGACGACGACATCGAGCTCGTCATCGAGTCGATCCAGGTCAACCCGGCGATGGCGATCGCCGAGATCTTCACCGGCGTACCGATCGATGTGTACGCGGACGGGCTGATGAGCTACGGCCCGACCAGGAACAAGATCGACCCGCTGATCGGCACCCGGGTGCGGCGGCTGCTCCACCTCGACCTCGTGCCGGGGCTGAAGCCGTTGCTGCTCACGGAGTTCGGCGTGACGTCCCAGATCGTGCCGACCGAGGCGTTCCTCAAGGTGCTCGGTGAACTGGGCGACGCCCACGATGTCGCGGCGAGCGTGCCGTCCGTGGACGCGCCCGCGCTGTTGCTCGGCCAGTACCTCTCCGCGCTCGGCCTGATCAGCGCGGCGGAGGAGGAGAAGCTGCACCTGCGGATGATGCGCGGCGCGGTCGGACTCGGCCACACCCGCCTGGTGTTCAAGCCGCATCCGACGGCCCCGGCCCAGTGGTCGCAGGCCATGGAGACGGAGGCGGCGAAACTCGGCGCGGAGCTGACCGTGCTGGACTCGGGGGTGCTCACCGCGCCGGTCCTCGCCGAGGTGCTGTACCAGCGGATGCGGCCGGCGCTGGTCGTCGGCTGCTTCTCGACCGCGCTGCTCACGGCGTCCGCGTTCTACGGACTGCCGGTGGCACGGGTCGGTACGGAGATGCTGCTGGACCGGCTGTCCCCGTTCGAGAACAGCAACCGGGTCCCGGTCACGCTGGTGGACGCGGTGGTGCCGGACCTCGGCGACCGGGGCGCGGTGACGGAAGCGGTTGCGGTGTCGCCGGTCGAGTTGAACGAACTGATCACCGCGGTCGGCTTCACGATGCAGCCGAAGATCTATCCGCAGCTCCGGCCGGCCGCGGAGCGATATCTCTCCGCCCATCTCACGGCCACGACCTGGCGCTACTTCAAGCGCAAGCGGCTGACTTCGCTGGGGCTGCCCGGCGGGGTGCCCTCGCAGTTCGCGTTCCTGCCGCGGAATGCCGCGGTGCGCAGGGTCGCGCGGCGGGCGAAGTCGTTGCGGAGGGTTGTGCGCCGATAG